A single window of Candidatus Kapaibacterium thiocyanatum DNA harbors:
- a CDS encoding NAD(P) transhydrogenase subunit alpha, with translation MRIGVVAESAPGERRVALTPRACGQLIAAGHSCLVEHGAGERGGFTDAAYAEAGCTLDARHAVMAAADLLVHVAVPEPSLIDALPSGRSFISLIYPRRNPDVVSHLARRSISACAMDCMPRISRAQSMDVLSSQNNLAGYKAVIVAADAAPKLFPLLMTAAGTVTPARVLIYGAGVAGLQAIATARRLGAIVEVSDVRPETREQVESLGASFIMVEGMERVAVEGGYVASIGEDVLARQREAVDQRLMQADVVITTALVQGGKAPVLIDADQVSRMKNGAVIVDMATAAGGNCALSQPDATVVHHGVTIIGANDLAASVPANASELYAKNVTTFLAHAATTEGMKFDLDDEIISATLVTHNGTTRS, from the coding sequence ATGCGAATCGGTGTTGTGGCGGAATCGGCTCCCGGTGAACGACGGGTGGCCTTGACTCCCAGGGCATGTGGTCAATTGATAGCTGCAGGCCACTCCTGCCTCGTCGAACACGGGGCGGGCGAGCGGGGCGGATTCACGGACGCAGCATATGCGGAGGCCGGATGTACCCTCGATGCGCGTCACGCCGTGATGGCTGCCGCCGATCTTCTCGTCCACGTCGCCGTACCTGAACCATCGCTCATCGATGCTCTTCCTTCGGGACGCTCGTTCATCTCCCTGATCTATCCGCGCAGGAACCCCGACGTCGTGAGCCACCTGGCCAGGCGATCGATTTCCGCCTGCGCCATGGACTGCATGCCGCGCATCTCGCGGGCACAGAGCATGGACGTGCTGAGTTCACAGAACAATCTCGCCGGCTACAAGGCCGTGATCGTAGCTGCCGACGCCGCGCCGAAGCTGTTCCCCTTGCTCATGACGGCTGCCGGCACCGTCACACCGGCCCGCGTCCTCATCTACGGCGCAGGTGTTGCTGGTCTCCAGGCCATCGCCACGGCGCGCCGCCTGGGTGCCATCGTCGAAGTGTCCGACGTACGCCCGGAAACGAGGGAACAGGTCGAATCTCTCGGAGCGTCCTTCATCATGGTCGAGGGAATGGAACGGGTGGCCGTCGAAGGCGGCTATGTCGCGTCCATCGGTGAAGACGTACTCGCACGCCAGCGCGAGGCCGTCGACCAGCGGTTGATGCAGGCGGACGTCGTGATCACGACGGCACTGGTCCAGGGCGGTAAGGCCCCGGTGCTCATCGACGCCGATCAGGTCTCGCGCATGAAGAATGGTGCGGTGATCGTGGACATGGCCACGGCTGCCGGTGGCAACTGCGCGCTCAGCCAGCCGGATGCGACCGTCGTCCATCACGGAGTGACCATCATCGGTGCCAACGATCTTGCCGCATCGGTTCCCGCGAACGCCAGTGAACTCTATGCGAAGAACGTCACGACGTTCCTCGCGCATGCGGCTACGACGGAAGGGATGAAGTTCGATCTCGACGACGAGATCATTTCGGCGACGCTCGTCACGCATAACGGTACGACAAGGAGTTGA
- a CDS encoding pyridine nucleotide transhydrogenase: MDTSTLQIVYLVVLMIFLGVELISHVPSVLHTPLMSGANAIHGVVIIGSIIVMGEANDAWCLILGFLAVVLGTLNVVGGFVVTNRMLEMFRKKS, encoded by the coding sequence ATGGATACATCGACGTTACAGATCGTCTATCTCGTCGTCCTGATGATCTTCCTCGGCGTGGAACTCATCTCCCACGTGCCGTCCGTACTGCACACTCCCTTGATGAGTGGCGCCAATGCCATTCACGGTGTCGTCATCATCGGCTCCATCATCGTCATGGGCGAGGCCAACGACGCCTGGTGCCTGATCCTCGGCTTCCTCGCCGTCGTACTCGGCACGCTCAACGTCGTCGGTGGGTTCGTGGTGACGAATCGCATGCTCGAAATGTTCAGGAAGAAGTCATGA
- a CDS encoding tRNA lysidine(34) synthetase TilS → MMEHVTQMHRSMRSFLTLHHCTDTTVLAGVSGGLDSVALLDIAHAVRHDCAMDLHVVHVDHGLRGEESRGDASFVEDVCHALGIPFHLRKVDPASFYDDANGPEDAARRARYEAFDDVARSIGAQRILLAHTADDVAETLLMHLARGSGITGLAGIPPMRVMPSGLTVLRPLIDVTRTALEEYVHARNLAWRTDSSNDEDHFLRNRLRHHVMPAVRSVLGTDVTTAMARSAGLLREARSIVMDAVQPIAREATIVDGTTAGLRLDVLRRCSTALRVEVLRYVLRRVVPGHPPDRDGTERIMTLVDAETGSRASIGRNLVALRERDTILFVEDDTAGRPIHVAIVPGATYVVGSRTLRVDMVPASEIRLSPDPSEAYLDADTVRGDLAWRTWQDGDRFRPLGLDGTALVSDMLTNARIPHSRRSLQTVVCDREGILWIVGLRISDLHKVSSTTTRILRLAIA, encoded by the coding sequence ATGATGGAACATGTCACGCAGATGCATCGATCGATGCGGAGCTTCCTTACCCTGCATCACTGCACCGATACGACGGTACTGGCAGGTGTCAGCGGCGGCCTGGACTCGGTAGCGCTGCTGGACATCGCGCATGCCGTACGGCATGACTGCGCTATGGATCTACACGTCGTCCACGTCGATCATGGTCTGCGCGGCGAGGAATCGCGAGGCGACGCATCTTTCGTGGAAGACGTCTGCCATGCGCTTGGCATTCCGTTCCATCTCCGGAAGGTCGACCCGGCGTCGTTCTACGACGATGCCAACGGTCCCGAAGACGCCGCACGGCGCGCCCGCTACGAAGCCTTCGACGATGTGGCGCGGTCGATCGGTGCCCAGCGTATCCTTCTGGCCCACACGGCCGACGACGTCGCCGAAACACTACTCATGCACCTTGCCCGCGGCAGCGGCATCACCGGTCTAGCCGGCATTCCGCCCATGCGGGTCATGCCCTCGGGTCTGACGGTGCTCCGCCCGCTCATCGATGTCACAAGGACCGCACTCGAGGAATACGTCCACGCACGGAACCTCGCCTGGCGTACCGATTCGAGCAACGACGAAGACCACTTCCTGAGGAATCGCCTGCGGCATCACGTCATGCCGGCCGTACGATCCGTTCTCGGTACCGACGTTACCACAGCCATGGCGCGATCGGCCGGACTCCTCCGCGAAGCCAGGTCCATCGTCATGGACGCCGTACAGCCCATCGCTCGCGAAGCGACCATCGTCGACGGCACGACGGCAGGACTACGGCTCGACGTTCTCCGTCGTTGCAGTACGGCGTTACGGGTCGAAGTGCTCCGTTACGTCCTTCGTCGCGTCGTTCCCGGTCATCCACCGGACAGGGATGGCACGGAACGGATCATGACCCTCGTCGACGCAGAGACCGGCAGCAGGGCCAGCATAGGACGTAACCTCGTGGCCTTGCGGGAACGGGATACGATCCTCTTCGTCGAAGACGATACCGCCGGGCGCCCCATCCATGTTGCGATAGTGCCCGGAGCCACGTATGTTGTCGGTTCCCGGACGCTACGTGTGGACATGGTCCCGGCATCCGAGATACGCCTCTCACCGGATCCCTCGGAGGCCTATCTCGACGCCGACACCGTGCGTGGAGATCTGGCGTGGCGTACCTGGCAGGATGGCGACCGGTTCCGGCCGCTCGGCCTCGATGGCACCGCCCTCGTTTCCGACATGCTCACCAATGCCCGGATCCCCCATTCACGACGATCGTTGCAAACGGTGGTTTGTGACCGGGAAGGCATCCTGTGGATCGTCGGCCTACGGATTTCGGATCTGCACAAGGTTTCGTCCACCACCACACGCATTCTTCGTCTTGCCATCGCATGA
- a CDS encoding O-succinylhomoserine sulfhydrylase (catalyzes the conversion of O-succinylhomoserine into homocysteine) codes for MNPDQHFHTDAVRIQAERTPFHEHSVPLYLTSSFVFDDAEHMRALFAEEQQGNIYSRFTNPNTTEFIDKMCALEGTEAGYATATGMAAVFASIMGLLRSGDHIVASRSVFGSTHTLLTQYLPRWGITHTYVDINDPSSFEAAITSATKMMIVETPSNPGLDVIDLDVLGRMCKSHGILLNVDNCFATPYLQRPVDYGADIIVHSATKWIDGQGRVLGGIILGRADLIREIYLFCRNTGPSLSPFNAWVLSKSLETLAVRMDRHCANAMEIARFLEAHPMVERVIYPGLPSHPNHIVAMRQMKAGGGIVAMHVKGGIDAGRRFLDAIRMCSLSANIGDTRTIVTHPASTTHSKLTEEARLAVGILPGLVRVSVGLEDTRAVIADLDQALMKSAEA; via the coding sequence ATGAATCCCGACCAGCACTTCCATACGGATGCCGTGCGCATCCAGGCGGAACGCACGCCGTTCCACGAGCATTCGGTACCCCTCTATCTCACGTCCAGCTTCGTCTTCGACGATGCCGAGCACATGCGTGCTCTCTTCGCCGAAGAACAGCAGGGCAACATCTACAGTCGTTTCACGAATCCGAACACGACGGAATTCATCGACAAGATGTGCGCTCTGGAAGGGACGGAAGCGGGCTATGCGACGGCGACAGGAATGGCTGCCGTCTTCGCCTCGATCATGGGACTGCTCCGTAGCGGCGATCATATCGTTGCTTCACGTTCCGTCTTCGGATCCACGCATACGCTGCTGACGCAGTACCTGCCGCGCTGGGGAATCACCCATACCTACGTGGACATCAACGATCCGTCGAGCTTCGAAGCGGCGATCACATCCGCGACGAAGATGATGATCGTGGAGACGCCATCGAATCCCGGACTGGACGTCATCGATCTCGACGTCCTCGGTCGTATGTGCAAGTCGCACGGAATCCTGCTCAACGTGGACAATTGCTTCGCCACGCCGTACCTGCAGCGTCCGGTCGACTACGGCGCCGACATCATCGTCCATTCCGCCACGAAATGGATCGACGGCCAGGGGAGAGTGCTCGGTGGTATCATTCTCGGTCGTGCGGATCTCATCCGTGAGATCTATCTCTTCTGCCGGAACACGGGCCCGAGTCTGTCGCCCTTCAACGCATGGGTCCTGTCGAAGAGTCTCGAAACGCTGGCCGTCCGGATGGACCGTCATTGTGCCAATGCGATGGAGATCGCGCGATTTCTCGAGGCCCATCCGATGGTCGAACGTGTGATCTATCCCGGTCTGCCGTCGCATCCGAATCACATCGTGGCCATGCGTCAGATGAAGGCAGGCGGGGGCATCGTGGCCATGCACGTCAAGGGTGGTATCGATGCCGGACGCCGGTTCCTGGACGCTATCCGTATGTGCTCGCTGTCCGCCAACATCGGTGATACGCGAACGATCGTGACGCATCCCGCGTCGACGACGCATTCGAAGCTCACGGAAGAAGCGCGGTTGGCCGTCGGTATCCTTCCCGGGCTCGTCCGCGTGTCCGTCGGCCTCGAGGATACGCGTGCCGTCATCGCCGATCTCGACCAGGCCCTGATGAAGAGCGCGGAAGCCTAG
- a CDS encoding hypoxanthine phosphoribosyltransferase, translating to MTEQTIRVHDRTFRPYIHKHEIDELVGAIAGRINSAYAGKELTVLVILKGAMIFASDLVRRLRIPCVIEVLRASSYGPAMRSSGTLNVESVLPEIENRHVLIVEDIIDSGTTIVELIKHISGLNPASVTIAALLSKPDSHKEKLVIDYVGREIAPDFVVGYGMDYAGYGRELDAIWVVSEDYSSDDPRT from the coding sequence ATGACCGAACAGACCATACGTGTGCACGACCGTACGTTCCGGCCGTACATCCACAAGCATGAAATCGACGAGCTCGTGGGAGCGATCGCCGGACGTATCAACAGTGCCTATGCGGGCAAGGAACTTACCGTCCTCGTCATTCTCAAGGGTGCGATGATCTTCGCATCCGACCTCGTGCGCCGCCTGCGCATTCCCTGCGTCATCGAAGTGCTCCGCGCGTCGAGCTATGGCCCGGCCATGCGGAGCAGCGGCACGCTGAACGTCGAAAGCGTCCTTCCCGAAATCGAGAACCGCCACGTCCTCATCGTCGAAGACATCATCGATTCCGGCACGACGATCGTGGAACTCATCAAGCACATCAGCGGACTCAATCCCGCGAGCGTCACCATCGCCGCTCTTCTGAGCAAGCCCGATTCCCACAAGGAAAAACTCGTGATCGACTACGTAGGCCGGGAGATCGCACCCGACTTCGTCGTCGGCTACGGAATGGACTATGCCGGTTACGGACGTGAACTCGACGCCATCTGGGTCGTGTCCGAAGATTATTCGTCCGACGATCCGCGTACATGA
- a CDS encoding DtxR family transcriptional regulator: MMMRSLSKSMQDYVKAIYLLTRNGAASTTDIAARLSIAPASVTAMLKRLSELQLVHYESYRGVELTHAGVKIALELIRHHRLLELYLAEALGYSWDKVHDEAEQLEHHISEEFEDRIATILGDPSYDPHGDPIPTKDGRMPPTVTERLADANVRETVVIRRVNSHDRQLLQTLAEEGVGLHTSVRVLERNDEGGLTIAVGRKKITLSRKAVENIYVERPAAA, encoded by the coding sequence ATGATGATGCGTTCGCTCTCGAAGTCGATGCAGGACTACGTCAAGGCCATCTATCTGCTCACACGCAACGGAGCGGCTTCGACGACCGACATCGCCGCGCGTCTTTCCATCGCACCTGCTTCCGTCACGGCCATGCTGAAGCGGCTGTCCGAACTCCAGCTCGTCCACTACGAAAGCTATCGTGGCGTGGAGCTGACGCATGCAGGAGTCAAGATCGCCCTCGAACTCATCCGCCACCATCGTCTGCTCGAGCTGTATCTGGCCGAAGCGCTCGGATATTCATGGGACAAGGTGCATGACGAAGCGGAACAGCTCGAGCACCATATCTCCGAAGAGTTCGAGGACCGGATCGCGACGATTCTCGGAGACCCCTCCTACGATCCTCATGGAGACCCGATTCCGACGAAGGACGGGCGTATGCCCCCTACCGTCACGGAGCGTCTGGCCGATGCCAACGTACGGGAAACCGTCGTGATCCGGCGCGTGAACTCGCATGACAGGCAACTGCTCCAGACACTCGCCGAGGAAGGCGTGGGACTCCATACATCCGTCCGTGTCCTCGAACGAAACGACGAAGGAGGCCTGACCATCGCCGTCGGACGGAAGAAGATCACGCTATCGAGGAAGGCCGTGGAGAATATCTACGTCGAACGGCCGGCAGCAGCATGA
- a CDS encoding ribonuclease R, giving the protein MPRITSTRDLRSDILDALKRSSTPVQLLELSKMLRIKSDTADYDYLRQILTSLCEEGVVQRMSRRRYGLSRRDTSGFQGVLTIHHERGSVTTDDPDIPTITIKRQHMSTAMDGDTVIVKPLALRAGKKTNGEVVAVVKRSEQPISGTIEYDGSFYYLVPDDAKHYVDFLITKENLQGAKPGDKVIATFLRWEHANASPEAVVKESLGQSGKASVEFGAILKEFRLPATFPQDVLDEAEKYRQPGNTVPKGRTDLRKEVIVTIDPDDARDFDDALSLRDAGDGNLELGVHIADVSHYVKEESALDREALLRGNSTYLVDCVVPMLPERLSNDICSLVPNKPRFAFSVFMTFSSRGNLKDYRIEETVIQSKRRFTYGEVQTIIETGKGDHAELIAKLHKLARTLNAKRMKQGGIDFETQEVKFVLDEQKRPIKAVVKTRTDATSLVEECMLAANRTVAEHLNNLKKAWKSRSLPPYVYRIHDNPDPEKLADAIAVIRALGINVPSGKLGPKEINGILQQSQHRPDKAVIHSLLLRSMAKAVYAEHNIGHYGLGFKEYAHFTSPIRRYPDLYVHRALKEYAKGAPSKRRWAELSDIAARVSDITTQTERSAVEAERASVKLAQTVMCREHLGEDHEGTVTGVTSFGVFVTIKDLMCEGLLHIRDLNDDYYYFDEKRYRLVGKRTRRMFAYGTDVRIRIAKANVEKREIDLVLAPADAVVTPTPQGRESKRRTRES; this is encoded by the coding sequence ATGCCTAGAATCACTTCCACGCGAGACCTCCGCTCGGACATCCTCGATGCCCTGAAGCGATCGTCCACGCCGGTGCAATTGCTCGAACTTTCCAAGATGCTTCGTATCAAGTCGGATACTGCCGACTACGATTATCTGCGACAGATCCTCACCTCCCTCTGCGAAGAGGGTGTCGTCCAGCGCATGAGCCGTCGCCGCTACGGCCTGTCGCGTCGTGACACGTCCGGCTTCCAGGGCGTCCTCACCATCCATCATGAACGCGGTTCGGTGACCACGGACGACCCCGACATACCGACGATCACCATCAAGCGTCAGCACATGTCCACGGCGATGGATGGCGATACCGTCATCGTCAAGCCACTCGCACTCCGTGCCGGAAAGAAGACGAACGGTGAAGTCGTCGCAGTCGTCAAACGTTCGGAGCAGCCCATCAGTGGCACCATCGAATACGATGGCAGCTTCTACTATCTCGTTCCCGACGATGCCAAGCACTACGTGGACTTCCTGATCACGAAGGAAAACCTCCAGGGTGCCAAGCCGGGCGACAAGGTCATCGCCACCTTCCTGCGCTGGGAACATGCGAACGCTTCTCCCGAAGCCGTCGTCAAGGAATCGCTCGGGCAATCCGGCAAGGCCTCGGTGGAATTCGGCGCCATTCTCAAGGAATTCCGCCTGCCAGCGACGTTTCCCCAGGACGTACTGGACGAAGCCGAGAAGTACAGACAGCCGGGCAACACCGTTCCTAAGGGACGTACAGATCTGCGCAAGGAAGTCATCGTCACTATCGACCCCGACGATGCCCGTGACTTCGACGACGCCCTGTCGCTCAGGGATGCCGGTGACGGCAATCTCGAGCTCGGTGTCCACATCGCCGACGTATCGCACTACGTCAAGGAAGAAAGCGCACTCGACCGCGAAGCCCTGCTTCGCGGCAACAGCACGTATCTGGTGGACTGCGTCGTTCCCATGTTGCCGGAGCGACTGTCGAACGACATCTGTTCGCTCGTGCCGAACAAGCCGCGCTTCGCCTTCTCCGTCTTCATGACGTTTTCATCCCGCGGCAATCTGAAGGACTACCGCATCGAGGAAACGGTGATCCAGAGCAAGCGCCGCTTCACGTACGGTGAGGTCCAGACGATCATCGAAACGGGCAAGGGCGATCATGCCGAGCTGATCGCGAAACTGCACAAGCTGGCCAGAACGCTCAACGCGAAGCGCATGAAGCAAGGCGGCATCGACTTCGAGACGCAGGAAGTCAAGTTCGTTCTCGACGAGCAGAAGAGGCCGATCAAAGCCGTCGTCAAGACCCGAACCGATGCCACCTCACTCGTCGAGGAGTGCATGCTCGCCGCCAACAGGACGGTGGCCGAGCATCTCAACAATCTGAAAAAGGCATGGAAGTCGCGCTCGCTTCCTCCCTACGTCTATCGCATTCACGACAATCCCGATCCCGAGAAGCTGGCCGATGCCATCGCCGTCATTCGGGCCCTGGGCATCAACGTACCGTCGGGCAAACTCGGTCCGAAGGAAATCAACGGCATCCTCCAGCAATCGCAGCACAGACCGGACAAGGCCGTGATCCATTCGCTGCTGCTGCGCTCGATGGCCAAGGCCGTCTATGCCGAACACAACATCGGACACTACGGCTTGGGCTTCAAGGAGTATGCCCACTTCACGTCGCCCATCCGTCGCTACCCCGACTTGTACGTTCATCGTGCGCTCAAGGAGTATGCGAAGGGTGCACCGTCCAAACGGCGCTGGGCCGAGCTCTCCGACATCGCCGCGCGCGTCAGCGACATCACGACGCAGACGGAACGTTCGGCCGTCGAAGCCGAGCGTGCATCCGTCAAGCTCGCACAGACGGTCATGTGTCGCGAGCATCTCGGCGAGGACCATGAAGGCACGGTGACCGGCGTTACGTCGTTCGGCGTCTTCGTGACGATCAAGGACCTCATGTGCGAGGGCCTGCTGCACATCCGCGATCTTAATGACGACTACTATTACTTCGACGAGAAGCGGTATCGGCTCGTCGGAAAGCGCACACGGCGCATGTTCGCCTACGGTACGGACGTGCGGATACGCATCGCCAAGGCCAACGTCGAAAAACGCGAGATCGATCTCGTCCTGGCACCGGCCGATGCCGTCGTCACACCGACGCCGCAGGGCCGTGAATCGAAACGCCGTACGCGCGAATCGTAA
- a CDS encoding NAD(P) transhydrogenase subunit beta has product MMEMLLPILYLVSSVTFIIGLKMLGSPKTARTGNLVAAAGMALAIAGTMIFHRNHDGQPLGNIPLILAALGIGTVLGWMMAVRVKMTSMPQMVSFFNGMGGACAALISILETMESGGMWTFGSGLATMAGLVIGSVSFSGSIVAYGKLEERIKDVSFRGQQAINLLIMAGIVVMAALLIMGRIEGIGPLVVIAGCALVYGVLFVLPIGGADMPVVVSLLNSFTGVAAACGGFLYDNMVMLIGGILVGSAGTLLTVVMCRAMNRSLANVLLGGLLNKAGGGGGGGAGTAGGPIREVSATDAAVLMAYAKKVVIVPGYGLAVAQAQHVCHQLEHELASKGVQVKYAIHPVAGRMPGHMNVLLAEADVSYDNLVEMEEINPEFATTDVVLVVGANDVVNPAAKTDPQSPIYGMPILDVDMAKQVIILKRSMKSGYAGIDNELFYRPNCAMLFGDAKTSLAALVTEVKQL; this is encoded by the coding sequence ATGATGGAGATGCTCCTTCCGATCCTGTATCTCGTTTCGTCCGTGACCTTCATCATCGGACTCAAGATGCTCGGCTCGCCGAAGACGGCGAGGACGGGGAATCTCGTGGCAGCGGCGGGAATGGCCCTCGCCATCGCCGGGACGATGATCTTCCATCGCAATCATGACGGACAGCCGCTCGGCAACATTCCGCTCATTCTCGCAGCGCTCGGAATCGGTACCGTACTCGGATGGATGATGGCCGTGCGTGTGAAGATGACGTCCATGCCGCAGATGGTCTCGTTCTTCAACGGAATGGGGGGCGCCTGCGCCGCGCTCATCTCCATTCTCGAGACGATGGAGAGCGGGGGAATGTGGACCTTCGGGAGCGGGCTCGCAACGATGGCCGGACTCGTCATCGGCAGCGTCTCGTTCAGCGGATCCATCGTCGCATACGGAAAGCTCGAAGAGCGCATCAAGGACGTGTCCTTCAGGGGACAACAGGCGATCAACCTGCTGATCATGGCGGGTATCGTCGTCATGGCGGCCTTGCTGATCATGGGAAGAATCGAAGGCATCGGTCCGCTCGTCGTCATCGCCGGCTGTGCGCTCGTCTATGGCGTTCTCTTTGTCCTGCCGATCGGCGGCGCCGATATGCCGGTGGTGGTCTCGTTGCTCAACTCCTTCACGGGAGTGGCCGCAGCATGCGGAGGTTTCCTCTACGACAACATGGTCATGCTCATCGGCGGTATCCTCGTCGGCAGTGCAGGGACGCTCCTTACCGTCGTGATGTGTCGTGCCATGAACAGGTCGCTGGCCAACGTATTGCTGGGCGGGTTGTTGAACAAGGCAGGAGGCGGTGGTGGTGGTGGTGCGGGAACGGCAGGCGGTCCGATACGTGAGGTGTCGGCTACCGATGCGGCGGTACTCATGGCCTATGCCAAGAAGGTCGTCATCGTACCCGGCTATGGTCTGGCCGTAGCCCAGGCGCAGCACGTCTGCCATCAGCTCGAACATGAACTGGCCTCGAAGGGCGTGCAGGTGAAATATGCCATCCATCCCGTGGCCGGACGTATGCCCGGTCATATGAACGTCCTTCTGGCCGAGGCGGACGTCAGCTACGACAATCTCGTGGAAATGGAAGAGATCAATCCCGAGTTCGCTACGACCGATGTCGTGCTGGTCGTCGGAGCGAACGACGTCGTGAATCCTGCAGCGAAGACCGACCCGCAGAGCCCGATCTACGGTATGCCCATCCTCGACGTCGATATGGCGAAGCAGGTCATCATTCTCAAGCGCTCGATGAAGTCCGGATATGCAGGTATCGACAACGAGCTGTTCTACCGCCCGAACTGTGCCATGCTGTTCGGGGATGCGAAGACGTCGCTTGCGGCTCTCGTGACCGAGGTCAAGCAACTCTGA
- a CDS encoding DNA ligase-associated DEXH box helicase: MALLTVTSHGLYCPAGDFFIDPLRSVDRAVITHAHSDHARPGMRAYLTHDDGVSILRHRLGSTAVISGIAYGERRTINGVGISLHPAGHVVGSAQVRVEHKGEVWVVSGDYKRQEDPWATRFEPVRCHTFITESTFGMPIYRWPSNEAVSADIDRWWAGNADDGRTSILNGYALGKAQRLLGMVDRSIGRIFVSDSVGRINDVLLQTGVPLPATERITRHTAVDDLRGALIISSGSNEEWIDRCTDPSTAFASGWMAVRGLRRRRSTDLGFIVSDHVDWPDLLRTIADTSAERVLVTHGFSSTVVRYLKEECGLAADELTVLYGTNEEDR; encoded by the coding sequence ATGGCACTGTTGACCGTCACTTCCCACGGACTCTACTGTCCGGCAGGCGATTTCTTCATCGATCCCCTCCGCTCCGTCGACCGGGCCGTGATCACGCATGCGCACAGCGATCATGCCCGCCCCGGAATGCGCGCCTATCTCACGCACGACGATGGCGTTTCCATCCTTCGTCATCGGCTCGGAAGCACCGCCGTCATCAGCGGTATCGCCTACGGCGAGCGACGTACGATCAACGGCGTTGGTATATCGCTCCATCCCGCAGGACATGTCGTGGGTTCCGCGCAGGTACGTGTCGAACATAAGGGTGAGGTATGGGTCGTCAGTGGAGATTATAAACGACAGGAAGATCCGTGGGCCACACGATTCGAACCGGTACGTTGCCATACGTTCATCACGGAATCGACGTTCGGCATGCCGATCTATCGATGGCCATCCAATGAAGCCGTATCCGCGGATATCGATCGCTGGTGGGCTGGTAATGCGGATGATGGGAGAACGAGTATCCTGAACGGTTATGCTCTCGGCAAGGCACAACGGTTGCTCGGCATGGTCGACCGATCCATCGGCAGGATCTTCGTCTCGGACAGCGTCGGGCGCATCAATGACGTTCTGCTCCAGACCGGTGTTCCCCTGCCAGCCACCGAGCGTATCACACGTCATACGGCGGTCGACGATCTTCGCGGGGCCCTCATCATCTCGTCCGGCAGTAACGAAGAATGGATCGATCGCTGCACGGATCCGTCCACGGCCTTCGCCTCCGGATGGATGGCCGTACGAGGGCTGCGCCGCAGGCGCAGCACGGATCTGGGCTTCATCGTCAGCGATCACGTCGACTGGCCCGATCTCCTGCGCACGATCGCCGATACGTCGGCCGAGCGTGTTCTGGTGACGCACGGCTTCAGCTCGACCGTTGTCCGATACCTGAAGGAGGAATGCGGCCTTGCCGCCGATGAACTGACGGTACTCTATGGTACGAACGAGGAGGATCGATGA